Proteins encoded together in one uncultured Desulfosarcina sp. window:
- a CDS encoding MarR family transcriptional regulator, which translates to MQNKIDSECSANISDDSTISDKVMIALRKIIRSIDMNSKKLVKRVGLTGPQLMILREIAVRNDITPGEIATAVSLSQATVTGILERMEKRELLTRKRSENDKRRSLVRLTELGRQTIENAPPLMQETFVERFTSLQEWEQMLILSALQRLVVLMEAKAIDAAPYLETSSFERDVNPN; encoded by the coding sequence ATGCAAAATAAAATCGATTCCGAATGCTCTGCGAACATTTCCGACGATTCGACCATCAGCGACAAAGTGATGATCGCCCTTCGGAAAATCATTCGTTCCATCGACATGAATTCGAAGAAGCTTGTCAAACGGGTGGGACTGACAGGGCCGCAGCTCATGATTTTACGGGAAATTGCGGTCAGGAACGACATTACGCCCGGTGAAATCGCGACCGCGGTAAGCCTGAGCCAGGCAACGGTTACAGGCATTCTGGAGCGGATGGAAAAACGTGAACTGCTGACGCGCAAGCGCAGTGAGAACGATAAGCGGCGCAGCTTGGTGCGTCTGACCGAATTGGGTCGGCAGACCATCGAAAATGCACCCCCTTTGATGCAGGAGACTTTCGTCGAGCGGTTTACCAGCCTGCAGGAGTGGGAACAGATGCTGATATTGAGCGCTCTTCAGCGCCTGGTTGTGCTCATGGAGGCCAAGGCCATCGACGCCGCGCCATATCTGGAAACCAGCTCATTCGAGAGAGATGTCAACCCAAATTAA
- the proV gene encoding glycine betaine/L-proline ABC transporter ATP-binding protein ProV, with the protein MEKIVVENLYKVFGNQPGKAMEMLKKGGDKESILEKTGMTVGVDNASFSIEAGEIFVIMGLSGSGKSTIVRMLNRLIEPTAGKVLVDGKNVVEMDEKELVKFRLHNMSMVFQSFALMPHLSVIDNAAFGLELAGIEKEKRYARAKDALDQVGLAGWEESYPSQLSGGMQQRVGLARGLAVDPDILLMDEAFSALDPLIRTEMQDELLKLQEEQKRTIVFISHDLDEALRIGDRIAIMESGRVIQVGAPEEILQNPADDYVRAFFRGVDPTNVISSGDILRDTHPTIIVTKTGSLRTAHELLSGSDRDYGYVLDSRRHFKGIVSSETLQECMEKGASDSPLEQAFIKDGEAVNIDDSMQDILPLVASHSWPVPVVDDDNVYKGVVSKNRFLKTLHRAEENLDEQAEAATA; encoded by the coding sequence ATGGAAAAAATCGTAGTAGAGAATTTGTACAAAGTTTTCGGCAATCAACCCGGTAAGGCCATGGAAATGCTCAAGAAGGGGGGAGACAAGGAGTCCATCCTCGAAAAAACGGGCATGACCGTCGGCGTGGACAATGCCAGCTTTTCCATCGAAGCCGGGGAAATTTTCGTGATCATGGGCCTTTCCGGCTCGGGCAAATCCACCATCGTCAGAATGCTCAACCGGCTCATCGAACCGACGGCGGGCAAGGTACTGGTTGACGGCAAAAACGTCGTCGAGATGGACGAGAAGGAACTGGTCAAGTTTCGGCTTCACAACATGAGCATGGTGTTTCAGTCCTTCGCCCTGATGCCTCACCTCTCGGTCATCGACAATGCGGCTTTCGGTCTGGAACTCGCCGGCATCGAGAAGGAAAAACGATATGCGCGGGCCAAGGACGCCCTCGATCAGGTCGGCCTTGCCGGTTGGGAGGAATCCTATCCCAGCCAGCTTTCCGGCGGTATGCAGCAGCGCGTGGGACTCGCCCGTGGCTTGGCCGTGGATCCAGACATCCTGCTCATGGACGAGGCATTTTCCGCGCTGGACCCGCTGATCCGAACCGAAATGCAGGACGAACTCCTCAAGCTCCAGGAAGAGCAGAAACGCACCATCGTCTTCATTTCTCACGATCTCGACGAAGCCTTACGGATCGGAGACCGCATTGCCATCATGGAGAGCGGGCGGGTGATCCAGGTAGGCGCACCGGAAGAGATTCTTCAAAATCCCGCCGATGACTATGTGCGGGCCTTTTTCCGGGGCGTCGACCCCACCAACGTGATCTCTTCCGGCGATATTCTCCGGGATACCCATCCCACGATCATCGTAACCAAAACTGGAAGTCTGCGGACCGCCCACGAACTGCTCAGCGGAAGCGACCGCGATTACGGCTATGTTTTGGATTCACGCCGGCACTTTAAGGGGATTGTTTCTTCGGAAACGCTTCAGGAGTGCATGGAAAAAGGCGCCTCGGACAGTCCCCTCGAGCAGGCCTTCATCAAAGATGGCGAAGCGGTCAACATCGACGACTCCATGCAGGACATCCTGCCGCTGGTGGCGTCCCACAGCTGGCCGGTGCCGGTCGTGGATGACGACAATGTCTACAAGGGCGTGGTTTCCAAAAACCGCTTTCTCAAGACCCTTCATCGGGCCGAAGAGAACCTCGATGAACAGGCCGAGGCCGCGACCGCATGA
- a CDS encoding proline/glycine betaine ABC transporter permease, with protein MKWPVEVTLNGFDHGLNWIHPIVIIALITLAAWRFSGKGLAIFSAVTLTFVGLLGLWAETMTTLAMVLSSVVFCAIVGVPLGIMAGRSDRFEASLRPVLDAMQTTPAFVYLVPIVMLFSVGNVAGVLATIVFALPPIIRLTSLGIRQVHPELVEAAEAFGASRWQVLRRVQIPLAMPTILAGLNQTIMMALSMVVIAALIGAGGLGSPVILGLNTLDIGRAVIGGLGIVLIAIVLDRITQSMAQRN; from the coding sequence ATGAAGTGGCCAGTTGAGGTAACCCTGAACGGTTTCGACCACGGACTCAACTGGATTCATCCGATCGTCATCATTGCCCTGATTACCCTGGCCGCGTGGCGTTTTTCGGGAAAAGGTCTGGCCATTTTTTCTGCCGTGACGCTGACCTTCGTGGGACTTTTGGGGCTGTGGGCCGAAACCATGACCACGCTGGCCATGGTGCTCTCCTCGGTGGTTTTCTGCGCCATCGTCGGAGTTCCCCTGGGCATTATGGCCGGGCGTAGCGACCGGTTTGAAGCCTCCCTGCGGCCGGTGCTCGACGCCATGCAGACCACACCGGCCTTCGTCTACCTGGTGCCCATCGTGATGCTCTTTTCCGTGGGCAACGTAGCCGGCGTGCTGGCGACCATCGTATTCGCCTTGCCCCCCATCATCCGGCTGACCAGCCTCGGCATCCGGCAGGTTCATCCGGAGCTGGTGGAAGCCGCCGAGGCTTTCGGCGCCAGCCGCTGGCAGGTGCTGCGCCGGGTGCAGATCCCCCTGGCCATGCCGACGATCCTGGCCGGGTTGAACCAGACCATCATGATGGCCCTTTCCATGGTCGTTATCGCCGCGCTGATCGGCGCCGGCGGTCTGGGCTCCCCGGTAATCCTGGGACTCAACACCCTGGACATCGGCCGCGCCGTCATCGGCGGGCTGGGAATTGTATTGATCGCTATTGTTCTGGACCGCATTACGCAGTCCATGGCTCAGAGAAATTAA
- the selB gene encoding selenocysteine-specific translation elongation factor, whose product MKQIILGTAGHIDHGKTSLIKAVTGTNTDRLKEEQKRGITIELGFASLDLPGGQHLGIVDVPGHEKFVKNMVAGATGIDIVAMVIAADEGVMPQTREHMEICTLLGVRHGLVVLTKIDMVDEEWLEMVTEDVREFTIGTFLEGAPIVPVSSATGDGIPRFIEQLGALSENVPERVSTGLFRLPVDRVFTMKGFGTVITGSLISGRISVGESIMIYPGAITSKVRGIQVHNQGRESAEAGMRTAINFQGLEKAAINRGDILARENTLVPSFMVDLEMHFLASNRKPIKNRTQVRFHTGTSEIMGNLILLDREELIPGESCVAQIRLDEPVSLVRDDRFVIRSYSPVRTIGGGKVINPIPVKHKRFHQDVVDALKSLADAEPEGIVDHQTRMAGPAGVSFADLLLMTDLPAKALEATIASLLNSQAIVLVDKESRRYVHQETFDAMRQLSRTVLEAYHRENPLKTGISKEELKSKFPHDAGGKLFTLVLNREIKDNQLVLEDDRVRLSSHEVSLQVDQQELKQQILDVYRQSGLTPPYFREIVSQLSVEPKPAKEVLELLVGEGALVKVKEDLYYDRPTLENLKQQLVDHIIAKGEISTPEFKDMTGASRKYVIPLIEHFDATNVTIRVGDIRKLRKRQ is encoded by the coding sequence GTGAAACAGATTATTCTCGGTACCGCAGGACACATCGACCACGGCAAAACCAGCCTGATCAAAGCCGTTACGGGCACCAACACCGACCGCCTCAAGGAAGAGCAGAAGCGCGGCATCACCATCGAACTGGGATTTGCCTCCCTGGATCTTCCCGGCGGCCAGCACCTGGGCATCGTGGACGTGCCCGGCCACGAAAAATTCGTCAAGAACATGGTGGCCGGCGCCACGGGCATCGATATTGTAGCCATGGTGATCGCCGCCGACGAGGGCGTCATGCCCCAGACCCGGGAGCACATGGAAATCTGCACCCTGCTGGGGGTCCGGCACGGCCTGGTGGTGCTGACGAAAATCGACATGGTGGACGAAGAATGGCTGGAAATGGTCACCGAAGATGTCCGCGAATTCACCATAGGAACCTTTCTGGAAGGGGCTCCCATCGTACCGGTTTCCTCGGCCACCGGCGATGGCATCCCCCGTTTCATCGAGCAATTGGGCGCCCTGAGCGAAAATGTGCCGGAGCGCGTCAGCACAGGCCTGTTTCGACTGCCCGTCGACCGCGTCTTCACCATGAAAGGCTTCGGAACAGTGATTACCGGCAGCCTGATTTCGGGCCGGATCTCCGTCGGGGAGAGCATCATGATCTACCCCGGCGCAATCACCTCCAAGGTCCGGGGCATCCAGGTGCACAACCAGGGCCGGGAGTCCGCCGAGGCCGGCATGCGTACGGCCATCAATTTCCAGGGGCTGGAAAAAGCTGCCATCAACCGCGGAGACATCCTGGCCCGTGAGAACACCCTGGTTCCCAGTTTCATGGTTGACCTGGAGATGCATTTTCTTGCCAGCAACAGAAAACCGATCAAAAACCGCACCCAGGTCCGCTTCCACACCGGCACCAGCGAAATCATGGGCAACCTGATCCTGCTGGATCGGGAGGAACTGATTCCGGGAGAGAGTTGCGTGGCCCAGATCCGCCTGGACGAACCGGTCAGCCTGGTCCGCGACGACCGCTTCGTGATACGCAGCTACTCCCCCGTGCGCACCATCGGCGGCGGCAAGGTGATCAACCCCATCCCCGTCAAACACAAGCGCTTCCACCAGGATGTCGTCGATGCGCTCAAGAGCCTTGCCGATGCCGAACCCGAAGGCATCGTCGACCATCAGACCCGCATGGCCGGACCGGCGGGCGTATCCTTTGCCGACTTGCTGCTGATGACCGATCTGCCGGCCAAGGCCCTGGAGGCCACCATTGCCAGCTTGCTCAACAGCCAGGCCATCGTGCTGGTGGACAAGGAAAGCCGCCGCTACGTGCACCAGGAGACCTTCGACGCCATGAGGCAGTTGAGCCGCACGGTGCTCGAAGCCTATCATCGCGAGAACCCCCTCAAAACCGGCATTTCCAAAGAGGAGTTGAAGTCCAAATTCCCCCACGACGCCGGCGGCAAGCTGTTTACCCTGGTGCTCAACCGGGAGATCAAGGACAACCAGCTGGTGCTGGAAGACGACAGGGTCCGCCTGTCGAGCCACGAGGTCTCCCTGCAGGTAGATCAGCAGGAACTCAAACAACAGATCCTGGATGTTTACCGGCAAAGCGGATTGACCCCGCCCTATTTCAGGGAGATCGTCAGCCAGCTGAGTGTGGAGCCCAAACCGGCCAAAGAAGTCCTGGAACTGCTCGTCGGCGAAGGTGCCCTGGTCAAGGTCAAGGAAGACCTTTATTATGATCGTCCCACCCTCGAGAATTTGAAACAGCAGCTGGTGGACCACATCATCGCCAAGGGAGAAATCTCCACCCCGGAATTCAAGGATATGACTGGAGCTTCCCGCAAATATGTGATACCTTTGATCGAACATTTCGACGCCACCAATGTTACAATCCGGGTGGGAGACATCCGCAAACTCAGAAAACGACAATAA
- a CDS encoding DUF2333 family protein — protein MGNEAKGFEFRKFATPRIIGSIAIAIIVLWALILIFGSSDVPSSKQTAGGHAVTAGHGEEDEAPVDNNATASHETGTQPATQAADHGESAGETAAVHHAADSPKPQAHQAAASHDTAPTDRTQTHPQTTAAAKTHETTADSHAAADTAADSHGAAAGHPALAHTATHKPQPKGVAFVEASIKPLQYELEERWWGWRPNDIINITDNVNNFQMGVLEVTRRTTVALAERISRTGTTDSFDENLEQAMNWFMVKATSYWFPSAESKYREGLEELEAYLEKLKAGKATFYTRTDNLIPLLSSFEDLLGSCDENLVKRFNEDGSPVSFFAADDYFFYTQGVASAMGTVLEAVHHDFLLTLESRHGTELLHHAIISCQQAAEIDPWIILDNDLSSIFSNHRANIAAPISHARFYLGQLIKTLST, from the coding sequence ATGGGAAACGAAGCCAAAGGATTCGAATTCAGAAAATTCGCCACACCGCGCATCATCGGAAGCATCGCCATCGCCATCATCGTTCTGTGGGCCCTGATCCTCATCTTCGGATCCTCGGATGTCCCCTCTTCCAAACAGACGGCCGGCGGGCACGCCGTCACCGCCGGACACGGGGAGGAAGACGAGGCCCCCGTCGATAACAATGCGACCGCTTCCCACGAAACCGGGACGCAACCGGCAACTCAGGCTGCCGACCACGGCGAATCCGCCGGTGAAACGGCCGCCGTTCACCATGCCGCCGACAGCCCGAAGCCCCAGGCCCACCAAGCTGCCGCTTCCCATGACACAGCGCCGACCGACCGTACGCAAACGCATCCGCAAACAACGGCCGCCGCAAAAACCCACGAAACTACCGCAGACAGTCATGCAGCCGCCGACACGGCCGCCGACTCCCACGGAGCCGCCGCCGGCCATCCTGCCCTTGCGCACACGGCAACCCATAAACCCCAGCCCAAGGGCGTGGCCTTCGTCGAAGCATCCATCAAGCCGTTGCAATATGAGCTTGAGGAGCGCTGGTGGGGCTGGCGGCCCAACGACATCATCAACATCACCGACAATGTCAACAATTTCCAGATGGGCGTTCTGGAAGTGACCCGGCGCACTACCGTGGCCCTGGCCGAGCGCATCTCCCGGACAGGCACCACCGACTCCTTTGACGAGAACCTGGAGCAGGCCATGAACTGGTTCATGGTCAAAGCCACCAGTTACTGGTTTCCTTCAGCGGAGTCCAAATACCGGGAAGGCCTGGAAGAGTTGGAAGCATACCTGGAGAAACTCAAGGCAGGCAAAGCCACCTTTTACACCCGCACGGACAATCTGATTCCCCTGCTATCCTCCTTCGAAGACCTGCTGGGCAGCTGCGACGAGAATCTGGTGAAACGATTCAACGAGGATGGCTCGCCGGTGAGCTTCTTTGCCGCGGACGACTACTTTTTCTACACCCAGGGCGTGGCCAGCGCCATGGGGACGGTGCTGGAGGCCGTACACCACGATTTTCTGCTGACGCTGGAATCACGCCACGGCACCGAACTGCTGCACCACGCCATCATCTCCTGCCAGCAGGCTGCGGAGATCGATCCGTGGATTATTCTGGACAATGACCTGAGCAGCATTTTCAGCAACCACCGGGCCAACATCGCCGCACCCATCAGCCATGCGCGGTTTTATCTGGGTCAATTGATTAAAACGCTGTCGACGTAG